One genomic segment of Nonomuraea coxensis DSM 45129 includes these proteins:
- the narH gene encoding nitrate reductase subunit beta, translating into MRVMAQLAMVMNLDKCIGCHTCSVTCKQAWTNRAGTEYVWFNNVETRPGQGYPRTYQDQDRWKGGWELNRRGRLRLRAGGRLKKLLSIFANPLMPSIGDYYEPWTYDYDRLFSAPMQADTPVARPRSLITGRPTKISWSANWDDSLAGGPELASADPVLAKVSEEIRLEFERAFMFYLPRICEHCLNPSCVASCPSGALYKRTEDGIVLVDQDRCRGWRMCVTGCPYKKVYFNHRTGKAEKCTFCFPRVEVGIPTVCSETCVGRLRYIGLVLYDADRVAEAAATPDEKDLYEAQKRVLLDPRDPEVAAAARREGIPDDWLEAARRSPVYRLIFDYEVALPLHPEYRTMPMVWYIPPLSPVVDALAGTGHDGEDAGNLFGAIDTLRIPVGYLAELFTAGDEEPVRAVLRRLAAMRSHMRRINLGQAQDTSIAAAVGMTGEQVEDMHRLLALAPYGERYVIPKAHAEQGAQLEELATGCSLDYEGGPGMNGPFGEASGRPAPVAVENFHALRERQEGDDLDDAGELRGRVNLLNWDGKGVPDGLFPKRRRK; encoded by the coding sequence ATGCGCGTCATGGCACAGCTCGCCATGGTGATGAACCTGGACAAGTGCATCGGCTGCCACACCTGCTCCGTCACCTGCAAGCAGGCGTGGACCAACCGGGCCGGCACCGAGTACGTGTGGTTCAACAACGTCGAGACCCGCCCCGGCCAGGGCTACCCCCGCACCTACCAGGACCAGGACAGATGGAAGGGCGGCTGGGAGCTCAACCGGCGCGGGCGGCTGCGCCTGCGGGCCGGCGGGCGGCTGAAGAAGCTGCTGTCCATCTTCGCCAACCCGCTCATGCCGTCCATCGGCGACTACTACGAGCCCTGGACCTACGACTACGACCGGCTGTTCTCCGCGCCCATGCAGGCCGACACCCCCGTGGCCCGCCCGCGCTCGCTCATCACCGGCCGGCCCACCAAGATCAGCTGGAGCGCGAACTGGGACGACAGCCTCGCCGGCGGGCCCGAGCTGGCCTCGGCGGACCCGGTGCTGGCCAAGGTGTCGGAGGAGATCAGGCTGGAGTTCGAGCGGGCGTTCATGTTCTACCTGCCCCGCATCTGCGAGCACTGCCTCAACCCCTCCTGCGTGGCCTCCTGCCCGTCCGGCGCGCTGTACAAGCGGACCGAGGACGGGATCGTCCTGGTCGACCAGGACCGCTGCCGCGGCTGGCGCATGTGCGTGACCGGCTGCCCGTACAAGAAGGTGTACTTCAACCACCGCACCGGCAAGGCCGAGAAGTGCACCTTCTGCTTCCCCCGCGTCGAGGTCGGCATCCCGACCGTCTGCTCCGAGACCTGCGTGGGCCGGCTGCGCTACATCGGGCTCGTCCTGTACGACGCCGACCGCGTGGCCGAGGCCGCCGCCACCCCCGACGAGAAGGACCTGTACGAGGCGCAGAAGCGCGTCCTGCTCGACCCGCGCGACCCCGAGGTGGCCGCCGCCGCCCGGCGCGAGGGCATCCCCGACGACTGGCTGGAGGCCGCCCGCCGGTCCCCGGTGTACCGGCTGATCTTCGACTACGAGGTGGCGCTGCCGCTGCATCCGGAGTACCGGACGATGCCGATGGTCTGGTACATCCCGCCGCTGTCGCCCGTCGTGGACGCCCTCGCCGGCACCGGCCACGACGGCGAGGACGCCGGCAACCTGTTCGGCGCCATCGACACGCTGCGCATCCCCGTCGGCTACCTGGCCGAGCTGTTCACCGCCGGGGACGAGGAGCCGGTGCGGGCGGTGCTGCGCCGCCTGGCCGCGATGCGCTCCCACATGCGCCGGATCAACCTCGGCCAGGCACAGGACACGTCCATCGCCGCCGCCGTCGGCATGACCGGCGAGCAGGTCGAGGACATGCACCGGCTGCTCGCCCTGGCCCCCTACGGCGAGCGGTACGTCATCCCCAAGGCGCACGCCGAGCAGGGCGCCCAGCTGGAGGAGCTGGCCACCGGCTGCAGCCTCGACTACGAGGGCGGCCCCGGCATGAACGGCCCGTTCGGCGAGGCCTCCGGCCGGCCCGCCCCGGTCGCCGTCGAGAACTTCCACGCCCTGCGCGAACGCCAGGAGGGCGACGACCTCGACGACGCCGGCGAGCTGCGCGGCCGGGTCAACCTGCTCAACTGGGACGGCAAGGGCGTCCCCGACGGGCTCTTCCCCAAGAGGAGGCGGAAGTGA
- a CDS encoding helix-turn-helix transcriptional regulator: MHREELADFLRRRREAIRPAEVGLADGPRRRAAGLRREEVAMLAGMSVDYVVRLEQGRSSRPSVQLLGALARALRLSDDERDHLFHLAGHRPPPADHLAGLARAGLIRMLDLLGDTPAVVLSDLGEFLAQNRMAVLLMGDHTGLTGDRRYLVYRWFTEAEVRAVHPPEEQEHHARQLVADLRAVAGRRAGDPVVTRLVERLLAASAGFRRLWAEHEVAVRRTDRKSLVHQRVGRLVMDCTTLVTPDQRQQLLVFTPADDEARERLELLRVLGTEDFRTVG, encoded by the coding sequence ATGCACCGTGAGGAGCTCGCCGACTTCCTGCGCCGCCGCCGGGAGGCGATCCGCCCGGCGGAGGTGGGCCTCGCGGACGGCCCCCGGCGCCGCGCCGCCGGCCTGCGCCGCGAGGAGGTGGCGATGCTGGCCGGCATGTCGGTGGACTACGTCGTCCGCCTGGAGCAGGGCCGCAGCAGCCGGCCGTCGGTCCAGTTACTGGGCGCGCTGGCCCGCGCGCTGCGGCTGTCCGACGACGAACGCGACCACCTGTTCCACCTGGCCGGCCACCGGCCCCCGCCCGCCGACCACCTCGCCGGCCTGGCCCGCGCCGGGCTGATCCGCATGCTCGACCTGCTGGGCGACACCCCGGCCGTGGTGCTGTCCGACCTCGGCGAGTTCCTCGCGCAGAACCGGATGGCCGTCCTGCTGATGGGCGACCACACGGGGCTCACCGGCGACCGGCGTTACCTCGTCTACCGCTGGTTCACCGAGGCCGAGGTCCGCGCCGTCCATCCGCCGGAGGAGCAGGAGCATCACGCCCGCCAGCTCGTGGCGGACCTCCGTGCGGTCGCGGGCCGCCGCGCCGGCGATCCCGTGGTCACCCGGCTGGTCGAGCGCCTGCTGGCCGCGAGCGCCGGTTTCCGCCGGCTCTGGGCCGAGCACGAGGTGGCGGTCCGGCGTACCGACCGCAAGAGCCTGGTGCACCAGCGGGTGGGCCGGCTGGTGATGGACTGCACCACCCTGGTCACCCCTGACCAGAGGCAGCAGCTGCTGGTGTTCACCCCGGCGGACGACGAGGCCCGTGAGCGGCTTGAGCTGCTGCGCGTGCTCGGCACCGAGGATTTCCGCACCGTGGGATGA
- the narI gene encoding respiratory nitrate reductase subunit gamma translates to MSVLLWAVLPYVALTVFVLGHLWRYRYDKFGWTTRSSQMYESRLLRIGSPLFHFGILGVALGHVGGLVIPKSWTAALGVSQELYHLLAVVLGTVAGLATVAGLAILVYRRRTVGPVFTATTRNDKLMYAVLALTIALGLAATVLANLAGGGYDYRTTVSPWFRSIFAFQPRTELMAGAPPLFQAHALSALALFAIWPFTRLVHLLTAPVGYLTRPYIVYRSRDEHRPAARRGWEPSR, encoded by the coding sequence ATGAGCGTCCTGCTGTGGGCGGTGCTCCCGTACGTGGCGCTCACCGTGTTCGTGCTCGGCCACCTCTGGCGCTACCGCTACGACAAGTTCGGCTGGACCACGCGCTCGTCCCAGATGTACGAGTCGCGGCTGCTGCGGATCGGCAGCCCGCTGTTCCACTTCGGCATCCTGGGGGTGGCGCTCGGCCACGTCGGCGGGCTGGTGATCCCCAAGAGCTGGACCGCGGCCCTCGGGGTCAGCCAGGAGCTCTACCACCTGCTGGCCGTCGTGCTGGGCACGGTGGCGGGCCTCGCCACCGTGGCCGGCCTGGCCATCCTCGTCTACCGGCGCCGCACGGTCGGCCCGGTCTTCACCGCCACCACCCGCAACGACAAGCTCATGTACGCCGTCCTCGCCCTCACCATCGCCCTCGGGCTGGCCGCGACCGTGCTGGCCAACCTCGCCGGCGGCGGCTACGACTACCGCACGACCGTCTCGCCGTGGTTCCGGTCGATCTTCGCCTTCCAGCCGCGGACGGAGCTGATGGCGGGCGCGCCGCCGCTGTTCCAGGCGCACGCGCTGAGCGCCCTGGCGCTGTTCGCGATCTGGCCGTTCACGCGGCTGGTGCACCTGCTCACGGCGCCCGTCGGCTACCTCACCCGGCCGTACATCGTCTACCGCAGCAGGGACGAGCACAGGCCCGCCGCGCGCCGCGGCTGGGAGCCCTCCCGCTGA
- a CDS encoding nitrate reductase subunit alpha — MAGTDGPVSDALLRMGRHLRKGTVSPDRRTLYQIGGRQADAFYRDRWSHDKVVRSTHGVNCTGSCSWKVYVKDGIITWEAQQTDYPTVGGDRPEYEPRGCPRGAAFSWYTYSPTRVRYPYARGVLVEMYREARTRLGDPVAAWAEITADPDRRARYQSARGKGGLVRIGWDEACEIIAAAHVHTIRTYGPDRVAGFSPIPAMSMASHAAGARFVSLIGGAMLSFYDWYADLPVASPQVFGDQTDVPESADWWDAAYLMLWGSNVPVTRTPDAHYMTEARYRGQKVVVVSPDYSDAARFGDEWLAPHPGTDGALAMAMGHVILKEFFTARETPYFTGYVKRFTDLPFLVGLRERDGAYVPDKFLTAADLGDDEDGNGAFRTVVVDARTGEPVVPNGSLGFRYAEQGQGRWNLDLGDADPALTLLDGEGGEGAETVEVALPRFDVADGVLRRGVPVREIGGRLVTTVFDLMLAQYGVARDGLPGDWPSGYDDAAAPYTPAWQEAITGVPAARAARIAREFAANAEQSGGRSMIIMGAGANHWFHSDTIYRSFLTLTTLTGCQGVNGGGWAHYVGQEKCRPITGWAQLASGLDWSRPPRQMIGTAFWYLHTGQWRYDTYTADAVSSPLAEGAFAGKATADLLAASARMGWMPSFPTFDRNPLDLADEVAASGQDPGAYVAGRAATGELGFACEDPDAPANWPRVLTVWRANLLGSSAKGNEYFLRHLLGADAALRAEEAAPEQRPRDVTWRERAPRGKLDLLLSLDFRMTSTTLFSDIVLPAATWYEKHDLSSTDMHPFVHAFTPAIDPPWQTRTDVAAFQAIAEAFSDLARTHLGTRRDLVATPLLHDTPDECASPHGRVDDWRRTGAVPVPGRNFPRVTVVERDYGAVAERMAALGPLLDTLGATTKGLTYEVGEEVERLRRTNGTVRHGVAAGRPSLARDVDLCEAILALSGTTNGRLAAQGFATLARRTGTDFTGLADEHKRITFADTQARPVPVTTSPEWSGSESGGRRYSAFTVNVEHRKPWHTLTGRQHFYLDHDWIHEAGEALPVYRPPLNMTALFGEPALGDGGERGLVVRYLTPHSKWSIHSEYQDNLLMLTLSRGGPTIWMSPADAARTGIADNDWVEAVNRNGVVVARAVVSHRMPDGTVYMYHAQERVVDVPKSETSGLRGGIHNSLTRLLVKPTHLIGGYAQLSFAFNYLGPTGNQRDEVTVIRRRSQEVDY; from the coding sequence ATGGCGGGCACGGACGGGCCGGTGAGCGACGCGCTGCTCAGGATGGGGCGGCACCTACGCAAAGGAACGGTTTCCCCCGACCGGCGGACCCTGTACCAGATCGGCGGACGGCAGGCCGACGCCTTCTACCGCGACCGGTGGAGCCACGACAAGGTCGTCCGCTCCACGCACGGCGTGAACTGCACGGGCTCGTGCTCGTGGAAGGTCTACGTCAAGGACGGGATCATCACCTGGGAGGCGCAGCAGACCGACTACCCGACCGTCGGCGGCGACCGGCCCGAGTACGAGCCGCGGGGCTGCCCGCGCGGCGCCGCGTTCTCCTGGTACACCTACTCGCCGACGCGGGTGCGTTACCCGTACGCGCGGGGCGTGCTGGTGGAGATGTACCGCGAGGCGAGGACCCGGCTCGGCGACCCGGTCGCGGCCTGGGCGGAGATCACCGCCGACCCGGACCGGCGGGCGCGCTACCAGTCGGCGCGGGGCAAGGGCGGGCTGGTCAGGATCGGCTGGGACGAGGCCTGCGAGATCATCGCCGCCGCCCACGTGCACACGATCAGGACCTACGGCCCCGACCGGGTCGCCGGGTTCTCGCCGATCCCGGCGATGTCCATGGCCTCGCACGCGGCCGGGGCCCGGTTCGTCTCGCTGATCGGCGGCGCCATGCTGTCGTTCTACGACTGGTACGCCGACCTCCCGGTGGCCTCCCCCCAGGTGTTCGGCGACCAGACGGACGTGCCCGAGTCGGCGGACTGGTGGGACGCCGCGTACCTGATGCTCTGGGGCTCCAACGTGCCGGTCACCCGCACCCCCGACGCCCACTACATGACCGAGGCCCGCTACCGGGGCCAGAAGGTCGTCGTGGTGAGCCCCGACTACAGCGACGCGGCCAGGTTCGGCGACGAGTGGCTGGCCCCGCATCCCGGCACGGACGGGGCGCTGGCCATGGCGATGGGCCACGTCATCCTCAAGGAGTTCTTCACCGCGCGCGAGACGCCGTACTTCACCGGCTACGTCAAGCGCTTCACCGACCTGCCGTTCCTGGTCGGGTTGCGGGAGCGGGACGGCGCCTATGTGCCCGACAAGTTCCTGACCGCCGCCGACCTGGGCGACGACGAGGACGGGAACGGGGCGTTCAGGACAGTGGTCGTCGACGCCCGCACCGGTGAGCCGGTCGTGCCCAACGGCTCGCTCGGCTTCCGCTACGCCGAGCAGGGCCAGGGCCGCTGGAACCTGGACCTGGGCGACGCCGACCCCGCGCTGACGCTGCTCGACGGGGAAGGCGGGGAGGGCGCGGAGACGGTGGAGGTGGCGCTGCCCCGCTTCGACGTCGCGGACGGGGTCCTGCGCCGGGGGGTGCCGGTCAGGGAGATCGGCGGGCGGCTGGTGACGACGGTGTTCGACCTGATGCTGGCCCAGTACGGGGTTGCCCGCGACGGGCTGCCGGGAGACTGGCCGTCCGGTTACGACGACGCGGCGGCACCGTACACGCCGGCCTGGCAGGAGGCGATCACCGGGGTGCCGGCCGCGCGGGCGGCCCGGATCGCCCGCGAGTTCGCCGCGAACGCCGAGCAGTCCGGCGGCCGATCGATGATCATCATGGGGGCGGGGGCGAACCACTGGTTCCACTCCGACACGATCTACCGCTCGTTCCTGACGCTGACCACGCTGACCGGCTGCCAGGGCGTCAACGGCGGCGGCTGGGCCCACTACGTCGGCCAGGAGAAGTGCCGGCCGATCACCGGGTGGGCGCAGCTCGCGTCCGGACTGGACTGGTCGAGGCCGCCGCGGCAGATGATCGGCACCGCGTTCTGGTACCTGCACACCGGCCAGTGGCGTTACGACACCTACACCGCCGACGCCGTCTCCTCGCCGCTCGCCGAGGGGGCCTTCGCCGGGAAGGCCACCGCCGACCTGCTGGCCGCGTCCGCGCGCATGGGGTGGATGCCGTCGTTCCCGACGTTCGACCGCAACCCGCTGGACCTGGCCGACGAGGTGGCCGCGTCCGGGCAGGACCCGGGCGCCTACGTCGCGGGCCGGGCCGCCACCGGCGAGCTCGGCTTCGCCTGCGAGGACCCCGACGCGCCCGCCAACTGGCCGCGCGTGCTGACCGTGTGGCGGGCCAACCTGCTGGGCTCCTCGGCCAAGGGCAACGAGTACTTCCTGCGGCACCTGCTCGGCGCCGACGCCGCGCTGCGGGCCGAGGAGGCCGCCCCGGAACAGCGGCCCCGGGACGTGACCTGGCGTGAGCGGGCGCCGCGCGGCAAGCTCGACCTGCTGCTGTCGCTGGACTTCCGCATGACGTCCACCACGCTGTTCAGCGACATCGTGCTGCCGGCCGCCACCTGGTACGAGAAGCACGACCTCTCCTCGACCGACATGCACCCGTTCGTGCACGCCTTCACCCCCGCCATCGACCCGCCCTGGCAGACCCGCACCGACGTCGCCGCCTTCCAGGCCATCGCCGAGGCGTTCAGCGACCTGGCGAGGACCCACCTCGGCACCCGCAGGGACCTGGTCGCCACCCCGCTGCTGCACGACACCCCCGACGAGTGCGCCAGCCCGCACGGCCGGGTGGACGACTGGCGGCGCACCGGCGCCGTGCCCGTCCCCGGCAGGAACTTCCCGCGCGTCACCGTCGTGGAGCGCGACTACGGCGCGGTCGCGGAGCGGATGGCGGCGCTCGGCCCGCTGCTCGACACCCTCGGCGCCACCACCAAGGGCCTCACCTACGAGGTCGGCGAGGAGGTGGAGCGGCTGCGCCGCACGAACGGGACCGTACGCCACGGCGTCGCCGCCGGCCGGCCGTCGCTGGCCCGCGACGTGGACCTGTGCGAGGCGATCCTGGCGCTGTCCGGCACCACCAACGGCCGGCTGGCCGCGCAGGGGTTCGCCACCCTGGCCCGCCGCACCGGCACGGACTTCACGGGCCTCGCCGACGAGCACAAGCGGATCACCTTCGCCGACACGCAGGCCCGGCCGGTGCCGGTCACCACCTCGCCCGAATGGTCGGGCAGCGAGAGCGGCGGCCGCCGCTACTCCGCCTTCACCGTCAACGTCGAGCACCGCAAGCCCTGGCACACCCTCACCGGCCGGCAGCACTTCTACCTGGACCACGACTGGATCCACGAGGCGGGGGAGGCGCTGCCGGTCTACCGGCCGCCGCTGAACATGACCGCGCTGTTCGGCGAGCCCGCCCTGGGGGACGGCGGCGAGCGGGGCCTCGTCGTCCGCTACCTGACCCCGCACTCCAAGTGGTCCATCCACTCGGAGTACCAGGACAACCTGCTGATGCTGACGCTGTCACGGGGCGGCCCGACGATCTGGATGAGCCCGGCCGACGCCGCCAGGACGGGCATCGCGGACAACGACTGGGTGGAGGCGGTCAACCGCAACGGCGTCGTCGTGGCCCGCGCGGTCGTCTCGCACCGCATGCCCGACGGGACGGTCTACATGTACCACGCCCAGGAACGGGTGGTGGACGTGCCCAAGAGCGAGACCTCGGGCCTGCGCGGCGGCATCCACAACTCGCTCACCCGCCTGCTCGTCAAGCCCACCCACCTGATCGGCGGGTACGCCCAGCTCTCGTTCGCCTTCAACTACCTGGGCCCGACCGGCAACCAGCGCGACGAGGTCACCGTGATCCGCCGCCGCAGCCAGGAGGTCGATTACTGA
- the narJ gene encoding nitrate reductase molybdenum cofactor assembly chaperone: MSEHDLRTTHMVASVLLGYPDERLHGGLDVLRAAVDGLPQGEPRRRLSAFLTHAAATGPAELAAHYVATFDLQRRCCPYLTYYAYGDTRKRGAALLRFKHALRAAGFELADGELPDHLAVVCELSARGAPGPALRLMSEHRAGLEVLRAALEEERSPYADVVAAVLDTLPPPTGRQREAAARLLAEGPPAEAVGLEPYAMDGVSR; encoded by the coding sequence GTGAGCGAACACGACCTGCGCACCACCCACATGGTGGCCTCCGTGCTGCTCGGCTACCCCGACGAGCGCCTCCACGGCGGGCTGGACGTGCTGCGCGCCGCGGTGGACGGGCTGCCGCAGGGGGAGCCGCGCCGGCGGCTGTCGGCCTTCCTCACCCACGCGGCCGCCACCGGCCCCGCCGAACTGGCCGCCCACTACGTGGCCACCTTCGACCTGCAGCGGCGCTGCTGCCCGTACCTCACCTACTACGCCTACGGCGACACCCGCAAGCGCGGCGCGGCGCTGCTGCGCTTCAAGCACGCGCTGCGCGCCGCCGGGTTCGAGCTCGCCGACGGCGAGCTGCCCGACCACCTGGCCGTGGTGTGCGAGCTGTCGGCGCGCGGCGCGCCCGGCCCCGCCCTGCGGCTGATGAGCGAGCACCGCGCCGGCCTGGAGGTGCTGCGCGCGGCGCTGGAGGAGGAGCGCTCGCCGTACGCGGACGTCGTCGCCGCCGTCCTGGACACCCTGCCGCCGCCGACCGGACGGCAGCGGGAGGCCGCGGCGCGGCTGCTGGCCGAGGGGCCTCCGGCCGAGGCCGTCGGGCTGGAGCCGTACGCGATGGACGGGGTGAGCCGATGA
- a CDS encoding MFS transporter codes for MITPVTARLGPRRWTAMIVLGFVGQLAWTVENMYLNVFLYDTITDDPTAIATMVAASAFTATVATLLVGALSDRTGRRRAFIAAGYVLWGLATAAFGLVTVDTVGSLAPAANAVLIAMITVIVLDCVMSFLGSGANDAAFQAWVTDVTWPAVRGRVESVLAIMPLVSMLAVFGALDPLTRAGRWREFFLLVGAVITVVGVVAWFLVRDRPALPRARGGALDALFHGLRPSAMRANPVLYLLLTALAIWGVSTQIFLPYLIIYVQRYLQIEAYALVLGVVLTGAAVVTVGCGRLIDRVGKRRFLLPALGVYAAGLLAMWPARGLVPVIAAGLVMMSGFMLVAATIGALVRDHTPPEHAGHVQGLRMVFAILIPMLIGPYVGALVIRGADAYYEDLGVLRQVPTPAIFLAAAAVLLLITLPVLALRKREAA; via the coding sequence GTGATCACACCAGTCACCGCCCGGCTGGGCCCCCGCCGCTGGACGGCCATGATCGTGCTCGGCTTCGTCGGCCAGCTCGCCTGGACCGTCGAGAACATGTACCTCAACGTCTTCCTCTACGACACGATCACCGACGACCCCACCGCCATCGCCACGATGGTCGCCGCCAGCGCGTTCACCGCCACGGTGGCGACGTTGCTGGTGGGCGCCCTGTCCGACCGCACGGGCCGGCGGCGGGCCTTCATCGCCGCCGGCTACGTCCTGTGGGGTCTCGCCACGGCGGCGTTCGGGCTGGTCACCGTGGACACCGTGGGAAGCCTGGCGCCGGCCGCGAACGCCGTGCTGATCGCCATGATCACGGTCATCGTGCTGGACTGCGTCATGTCGTTCCTGGGCTCCGGCGCGAACGACGCCGCCTTCCAGGCGTGGGTGACCGACGTGACGTGGCCGGCCGTCCGCGGCCGGGTGGAGTCCGTGCTCGCGATCATGCCGCTGGTGTCGATGCTGGCCGTCTTCGGCGCGCTCGACCCGCTCACCCGCGCCGGGCGGTGGCGGGAGTTCTTCCTGCTGGTCGGGGCGGTCATCACCGTGGTCGGGGTGGTGGCGTGGTTCCTCGTACGGGACCGGCCGGCCCTGCCCCGGGCGCGCGGCGGCGCGCTGGACGCGCTCTTCCACGGTCTGCGCCCCAGCGCGATGCGCGCCAACCCCGTCCTCTACCTGCTGCTGACGGCGCTGGCGATCTGGGGCGTCTCCACGCAGATCTTCCTGCCCTACCTGATCATCTACGTGCAGCGTTACCTGCAGATCGAGGCGTACGCGCTCGTCCTCGGCGTCGTGCTGACCGGTGCGGCCGTGGTCACCGTCGGCTGCGGCCGGCTGATCGACCGCGTCGGCAAGAGGCGCTTCCTGCTGCCCGCCCTCGGCGTCTACGCCGCCGGGCTGCTGGCGATGTGGCCGGCGCGCGGCCTGGTCCCGGTCATCGCGGCCGGCCTGGTGATGATGTCCGGGTTCATGCTGGTCGCCGCGACGATCGGCGCGCTGGTCCGCGACCACACGCCGCCGGAGCACGCCGGGCACGTGCAGGGGCTGCGGATGGTGTTCGCGATCCTGATCCCGATGCTGATCGGCCCGTACGTGGGGGCGCTGGTCATCCGCGGCGCGGACGCCTACTACGAGGATCTGGGCGTGCTCAGGCAAGTGCCCACGCCCGCGATCTTCCTGGCGGCCGCCGCGGTGCTGCTGCTGATCACCCTTCCCGTCCTGGCACTGCGCAAGAGAGAGGCCGCATGA
- a CDS encoding aldo/keto reductase — protein sequence MMRTRTLGTTGPVVSALGLGAMGMSGAYGQADRAESIATVHAALDAGVTLIDTGDFYGAGHNELLLAEALRGRARDSYVLSLKFGMLLRPGGGFGGNDARPEAVRNFLAHSLTRLGTDHVDIYRPARLDPAVPIEETVGAIKELVDAGYVRHIGLSEVDAATIRRAHAVHPIADLQIEYSVISRAVEADVLPTLRELGIGLTAYGVLGRGLISGHWTAARAAGPGDARGFSPRFASGNVEHNLSLVAELRRVAEAKGCTVAQLVIAWVAARGEDIVPLVGARTRERLAEALPAAELDLTAGDLAAIEKAVPPGAARGDRYPAAFMANLGVGN from the coding sequence ATGATGCGGACGCGGACACTGGGGACCACAGGACCGGTCGTCTCCGCGCTGGGCCTGGGCGCGATGGGCATGTCGGGCGCGTACGGCCAGGCCGACCGCGCGGAGAGCATCGCCACGGTGCACGCCGCGCTGGACGCCGGCGTCACCCTGATCGACACCGGCGACTTCTACGGCGCGGGCCACAACGAGCTGCTGCTCGCCGAGGCGCTGCGCGGCCGGGCCCGCGACAGCTACGTGCTGAGCCTGAAGTTCGGCATGCTGCTGCGGCCCGGTGGCGGGTTCGGCGGGAACGACGCCCGCCCCGAGGCGGTGCGGAACTTCCTGGCGCACTCGCTGACCCGGCTCGGCACCGACCACGTCGACATCTACCGCCCGGCCCGGCTGGACCCGGCGGTGCCGATCGAGGAGACGGTCGGCGCGATCAAGGAGCTGGTGGACGCCGGGTACGTCCGGCACATCGGCCTCTCGGAGGTCGACGCGGCCACGATCCGCCGGGCGCACGCCGTGCACCCGATCGCCGACCTGCAGATCGAGTACTCGGTGATCTCCCGCGCGGTCGAGGCGGACGTCCTGCCCACCTTGCGGGAGCTCGGGATCGGCCTGACCGCGTACGGGGTGCTCGGGCGCGGCCTCATCTCCGGGCACTGGACCGCCGCCCGCGCCGCCGGCCCCGGCGACGCCCGCGGGTTCAGCCCCCGGTTCGCGAGCGGGAACGTGGAGCACAACCTCTCCCTCGTGGCCGAGCTGCGCCGGGTCGCCGAGGCGAAGGGCTGCACCGTGGCCCAGCTCGTCATCGCCTGGGTGGCCGCGCGGGGCGAGGACATCGTGCCGCTGGTCGGCGCGCGTACCCGCGAGCGGCTGGCCGAGGCGCTGCCCGCCGCCGAGCTCGACCTCACCGCCGGCGACCTCGCCGCGATCGAGAAGGCGGTGCCGCCCGGCGCGGCGCGCGGCGACCGGTACCCGGCGGCGTTCATGGCGAACCTCGGCGTGGGCAACTGA
- a CDS encoding ester cyclase: protein MSTYWDVKHRLNRAVNAHDLSGVLACYSPDAVFVSPAGVAEGHDEIGWIYQQLFKAFPDFHMAAWFEVSDCDNPAVTEWTYTGTHTGLLLVPGGHEIAGTGRRIAVRASCATHISDDRIDSHREYFDQLELYSQLGFGLVELE, encoded by the coding sequence ATGTCGACCTACTGGGATGTCAAACATCGGCTGAACCGGGCCGTCAACGCGCACGACCTGTCCGGTGTGCTCGCCTGCTACAGCCCGGACGCCGTCTTCGTCTCGCCGGCGGGCGTCGCGGAGGGACACGACGAGATCGGCTGGATCTACCAGCAGCTCTTCAAGGCGTTCCCGGACTTCCACATGGCGGCGTGGTTCGAGGTGAGCGACTGCGACAACCCGGCCGTCACCGAATGGACCTACACCGGCACCCACACCGGGCTGCTCCTGGTGCCGGGCGGTCACGAGATAGCCGGCACGGGCCGCCGGATCGCCGTCAGGGCGAGCTGCGCCACCCACATCTCCGACGACAGGATCGACTCCCACCGCGAGTATTTCGACCAGCTGGAGCTCTACAGCCAGCTCGGTTTCGGACTGGTGGAGCTGGAGTGA